A region of the Stieleria neptunia genome:
ATTGGGTCGGTTTCTACAACACGATTCCCGGGACGCCGCTTCCGTGCGACACGACCGAGTGGGTGGGCGGGCGATTTCATTTGAAGCACTCGTTGATCACCGGGTGCGGGCTGCTGGCGATGATGCATCTCGGCGTGTTGGTGCTCGGCGTGTTGGGATGGATCGGCAAAGGCAACGGTCGCACACGACGCCTGTTCGGTTCCGGCCTGATCGCGGTCGGCATGCTGTGGGGCATGTGGCTGGTCTCGGGCAGCTTCCTGACGCGGTTTCCACATTATGCCGCCGGCTATGAGCGACTGCATTGGTTTGCCTACCCGATCGCGCTCGCCGTGGTCGCGTCGGCCATGGCCAGCTGCATCCCGCGGCGTGTCCGACGCGTGGTCGGCATGGCATCACTGGTTTTCGTCGTCGTCTCGGCGCTGGCGTTCCGCTTTGAAACCGCGACACCACTAAAGCGCCTACGGGGATTGAACAGCTTGCTCGATGTCGAGATCGCCGGCGTGAGCAGGCGTCGGGCGGACTGGCAGGCGATCCCTTGGACCCGCTCGCTGGCCGATTTGCGTCCCCATTATCTGCAACCGTCCGACCGCGCCCTGCTGTTGTCTCAGGAATCCACCCAGCACTACTGGTTGATTCGCCAAGGCGTTTTCTGGTCGGACCCCTACGTCGAAGCGTTCGCCTGGTTTCATCGCGGTGACGATTTCAGGACCGATCGCCGATACTTTTACGATCTGCTCGACCGCCAAAGCGTCTCCGGGCTGGCTGAGTGGATCGCCAAGAAAGACATCACCTTGATCATCGACCTGCGTGAGGGCGGTGATCGATTCCTCGACCAGTTATCCAAACAACACGACCTGCCGATGCGACGCATCGAGCCGGGGGTCTGGCGGATTGACCCTGCGCCCCATGCGACTTAGCCACTTAGCCACTTAGCCACTTAGCCACTTAGCCACTTCCTTTGACGCCAAGCGGGGTGTTTTTGGTAGCGGCAGGGCGCGAGCCCTCCGGTCATTCACGGTGTTTTTGAAACGCAACCGGACGGCTCGCGGGCTGTCGTTTTTGTGAGCCGCGACGCGTAAGCGGCCGGGCACTGCGACGCTGCCCGAGGCCTTACGGCCAGCGGCTCACCATTGACTCAGCAGAAACCGACTCAATCGACAGCCCGCTCGCGCCGTTCCGCTAACACCTTTACAGCCAAAGCAAGTGACATTGATCGCCACCTTGTCATCGGCCGCCCCCGGCGCTACCAATAGTGCATGCCTACACTGCCCAGCCGCCACCGATTTGACGACTATCGCCAGACCGTTCGCCAGCGAAATACCGAGAAAGTTCGCCCCACAGGCCATCATGGTGCCGCCCGCAGCGCCATCAAGTTGGGCACGCGTGAGCGCGGTTTCTGGGAACTGATCCGCGAATTTTGGAAACTGATCGGGCCGCACCGCGGACAAATCGTCGTCGCCCTGTTTTTCCTCAGCATCGCGATCGGGTTGCGGCTGGTCCCGCCGGTGGGAACCAAACTGGCGATCGATTGTGTGCTGACCGATCCGCCCAAACCGTTGCCGTCCTGGCTCGCCGAATTCGATTGGCCGACCGACCAGATGCAGCGGCTGCTGTGGATCGCCGCCGCGGTCGTCGTGATGACGATTCTGGCGACGATCGTCCATCTGTTCAGCCGTTGGACCGCCACCAAAGCGGTCAATCAAGCGCAAATCACGATCCGCCGCAAAGTCTTCGACCACGCGATCCGGCTGCCCCTGGGACGCGTCTATGACTTGAAATCCGGCGGTGTCGCCAGCCTGATCCGCGAGGACGCCGGGGGCGTTGCCGATCTGATTTTTTCGATGCTGTACAACCCCTGGCGGGCGATCATCCAGTTCGTCGGCAGCCTGATCATCCTGGTCTTCGTCGACTGGAAACTGATGGTCGGCGGAATGTTGTTGCTGCCGATCGTCTGGGTCACGCACCGCACCTGGATCAATCGCATTCGGCCGCTGTACCGCGACATCCGCAAACAACGCCAAAAGATCGACGCCAATGCGACCGAAACGTTTGGCGGAATCCGTGTCGTCCGCACCTTTTCGCGGTCGCGTCGCGAATCGGCCAAATTCGTTCGCGAAGGCGGCTTTTTGGTGCGTCAACAACTCTTCACCTGGTGGTGGACCCGAATCATCGAAACGATCTGGGAAGTCATCATCCCGCTCGCCTCGACCGGGCTGCTGCTCTATGGCGGTTACCAAATCATCCATGGCGCCCTGACGCTCGGTGACCTGATGATGTTTCTCGTCTACCTGACCATGTTGCTCGACCCGCTGGCGACCATCGCCGGCAGCGCCGTCGGATTTCAAAACAACCTCGCCGGTCTGGATCGCATCTTGGACGTGATGGAAGTCGACAGCGAACTGCCCACCAATCCGAACGCCGTCCACGTCAGCAAAACGTCGACCGCCGGCAGCATCGCGATCAACGACCTGACCTTTCGCTATCCCGGCACCGACACCAACGTGCTGCAAAACATCTCACTGGAAATCGCAGCCGGTGAAACCGTCGCCCTGGTCGGCCGCAGCGGCGCGGGCAAGACGACGCTGACGAATCTGATCGCCCGGTTCTACGATCCCGCCGAAGGCAGCATCCGTCTGGACGGCAGAGACCTCCGCGAGATCAACCTGGACGCCTACCGCAGCTTGTTGGGGATCGTCGAACAAGAGGTGTTCTTGTTCGACGGCACGATCGCCGACAACATCGCCTATGCCCGACGCGATTGCCAGGACGCCGAAATCATCGCCGCGGCCCGGGCCGCGGCGGCGCACGAATTTATCGAAAAACTTCCCAACGGCTACGACAGCGTGATCGGCGAACGCGGCGTCAAACTCTCCGGCGGGCAACGCCAACGCCTGGCGATCGCCCGCGCCATCCTGGCCGACCCCAAGATCCTGATCCTGGACGAAGCGACCAGCAATCTGGACAGCGAAAGTGAGCAAATGATCCAACGATCACTCGAAGAACTGTTGCAGAACCGAACCTCGCTGGTGATCGCCCATCGCTTGAGCACGATTCGCAATGCCGACAAGATCGTC
Encoded here:
- a CDS encoding ABC transporter ATP-binding protein, encoding MPTLPSRHRFDDYRQTVRQRNTEKVRPTGHHGAARSAIKLGTRERGFWELIREFWKLIGPHRGQIVVALFFLSIAIGLRLVPPVGTKLAIDCVLTDPPKPLPSWLAEFDWPTDQMQRLLWIAAAVVVMTILATIVHLFSRWTATKAVNQAQITIRRKVFDHAIRLPLGRVYDLKSGGVASLIREDAGGVADLIFSMLYNPWRAIIQFVGSLIILVFVDWKLMVGGMLLLPIVWVTHRTWINRIRPLYRDIRKQRQKIDANATETFGGIRVVRTFSRSRRESAKFVREGGFLVRQQLFTWWWTRIIETIWEVIIPLASTGLLLYGGYQIIHGALTLGDLMMFLVYLTMLLDPLATIAGSAVGFQNNLAGLDRILDVMEVDSELPTNPNAVHVSKTSTAGSIAINDLTFRYPGTDTNVLQNISLEIAAGETVALVGRSGAGKTTLTNLIARFYDPAEGSIRLDGRDLREINLDAYRSLLGIVEQEVFLFDGTIADNIAYARRDCQDAEIIAAARAAAAHEFIEKLPNGYDSVIGERGVKLSGGQRQRLAIARAILADPKILILDEATSNLDSESEQMIQRSLEELLQNRTSLVIAHRLSTIRNADKIVVLEDGHIVEVGTHEQLVDGGGRYRDMVHLQMTEPARTPHRPV